From Variimorphobacter saccharofermentans, one genomic window encodes:
- a CDS encoding IS110 family RNA-guided transposase — protein sequence MIYVGIDIAKQTHYAAIINSDGEVLVKPFAFSNDHSGFQKLLKHLDSYSKEELYIGMESTAHYAENLTSFLFTRGFQVCIINPIQTSSLRKSNIRKTKTDSVDTYLIIKALTLNHYHLYSERDYNSLQLKNLCRFRQKLMKARTKVKIQLVTYVDLLFPELQYFFKSGIHGKACYTLLKEQPNPDRIAKMHLTRLTNLLSKSSRGHFKQSKAVHLKELASQSVGIKNDTLSLQILQSIKQIEMYTEQLAEVDQSIHEIMDKMDSVIKTIPGVGAINGAMIIGEIGDISRFDKPCQLLAYAGLDPSVYQSGNFTAARTRMSKRGSKLLRYALINAAWQTTLVNKTFKEYYDLKVSQGRRHYNALGHVAHKLVRVIHKMMNSNVEFNLA from the coding sequence ATGATTTACGTTGGCATTGATATTGCCAAGCAAACACACTATGCAGCCATTATTAATTCAGATGGTGAAGTCCTTGTTAAACCATTTGCCTTTTCAAATGACCATAGTGGATTTCAAAAACTACTGAAACATTTAGATTCCTATTCTAAAGAAGAGCTTTATATTGGTATGGAATCTACTGCCCATTATGCAGAAAATCTTACCAGCTTCCTTTTCACAAGGGGATTTCAGGTTTGTATAATCAATCCTATTCAAACTTCCTCTCTTAGGAAATCAAATATCCGTAAAACCAAGACGGACTCGGTGGATACTTATCTCATTATCAAAGCTTTAACTTTAAACCACTATCATTTATATTCGGAACGCGATTACAATTCCTTGCAATTAAAAAACCTATGTCGCTTCCGTCAAAAACTTATGAAGGCTAGGACAAAGGTTAAAATTCAACTTGTGACTTATGTGGATTTGTTATTCCCGGAACTCCAGTATTTCTTTAAATCTGGTATTCACGGAAAAGCTTGTTATACTCTATTAAAAGAGCAACCAAATCCCGACAGAATTGCGAAAATGCATCTCACAAGGTTAACTAACCTTTTATCAAAGTCCTCTCGCGGACACTTTAAACAGTCTAAAGCTGTACATTTAAAAGAGCTTGCATCGCAATCTGTCGGTATTAAAAATGATACCCTATCTTTGCAGATTTTGCAATCGATAAAACAGATTGAAATGTACACAGAACAGCTTGCCGAAGTAGATCAATCCATTCATGAAATCATGGATAAGATGGATTCTGTTATTAAGACTATCCCTGGTGTTGGAGCAATAAACGGTGCCATGATTATTGGAGAAATCGGTGATATATCACGTTTTGATAAACCATGCCAACTGCTCGCCTATGCAGGGCTAGATCCATCGGTATATCAATCAGGAAATTTCACTGCCGCTAGAACACGAATGTCCAAACGAGGTTCCAAACTACTTCGATATGCACTAATAAATGCAGCATGGCAAACCACCTTGGTAAATAAAACTTTCAAGGAATATTATGATTTAAAAGTCTCTCAAGGTCGTCGTCACTACAATGCTCTTGGCCATGTAGCTCATAAATTAGTCCGTGTTATACATAAGATGATGAACTCTAACGTTGAATTCAATTTAGCTTAG
- a CDS encoding alpha/beta fold hydrolase — MSKIIIMLIMIVCFVLSLVVVFVNGIRCGVSCLQHRDSFLRIQALKKSGIAFLVVLILIFIVTWISQLAVYTPKIKGNDGKVLEGSIAELRKLTVNGHKEWISIRGKDKTAPVLLFLAGGPGGTQMAATRHELAALEEHFVVVNWDQPGSGKSYRCMKRSDITVQTYINDGVALTEYLLEQFGQSKIYLMGESWGSALGIFLISKKPEYYAGFIGTGQMVDFEETERMDYNKALEIASERKDQKTIDKLKKQGEPLYYSGNIAMQSATYLNYLSAYMGTDPNITNGGYNTFRDMFSSEYGMMDSVNYLLGIMNTFNAVYPQLYEMDLRDQYVRVDVPVYFFLGRHDINAPISIAEDYYDRLEASKKELIWFEHSGHSPWLNETDSFIKETVRVFLD; from the coding sequence ATGAGTAAAATAATTATTATGCTTATTATGATTGTATGTTTTGTACTATCACTTGTTGTAGTGTTTGTGAATGGTATTAGATGTGGGGTAAGCTGCTTACAGCATCGGGATAGCTTCTTAAGAATACAGGCATTAAAGAAAAGTGGAATTGCGTTTCTAGTTGTACTTATTTTAATTTTCATTGTAACCTGGATCTCACAACTCGCGGTATATACACCGAAAATCAAAGGAAACGATGGGAAAGTGTTAGAAGGAAGTATCGCAGAACTAAGAAAGTTAACTGTGAATGGACATAAAGAGTGGATTAGTATACGTGGCAAGGATAAAACGGCACCCGTTCTTTTGTTTTTAGCAGGTGGTCCAGGAGGCACCCAAATGGCTGCTACCAGACATGAGCTAGCGGCTTTGGAGGAGCATTTTGTTGTAGTTAACTGGGATCAGCCCGGAAGTGGTAAATCCTATCGTTGTATGAAACGCAGCGACATCACTGTACAAACCTATATAAATGATGGTGTAGCACTAACAGAATATTTACTGGAACAGTTTGGGCAGAGTAAAATTTATTTAATGGGTGAGTCCTGGGGAAGTGCGCTTGGAATATTCCTCATTAGTAAAAAACCGGAGTATTATGCTGGATTCATTGGTACGGGGCAGATGGTAGACTTTGAAGAAACGGAACGAATGGATTACAATAAGGCCTTGGAAATTGCATCAGAACGTAAGGATCAAAAGACCATAGATAAGCTTAAAAAGCAAGGAGAACCCCTTTACTATAGTGGCAATATAGCGATGCAATCTGCCACCTATCTCAATTATCTGTCAGCTTATATGGGAACCGATCCTAATATCACCAATGGCGGTTATAATACCTTTAGAGACATGTTTTCTTCTGAATATGGTATGATGGACTCCGTTAATTATTTACTTGGTATCATGAACACATTCAATGCGGTCTATCCTCAATTGTATGAGATGGATTTGCGAGATCAATATGTGAGGGTGGATGTTCCTGTCTACTTTTTCCTTGGAAGACATGATATCAATGCGCCGATTTCTATTGCGGAAGATTATTACGACAGATTAGAGGCTTCTAAGAAAGAATTGATTTGGTTTGAACATTCCGGACATAGTCCATGGCTCAATGAAACAGATTCCTTTATCAAAGAAACAGTAAGAGTATTCTTAGATTAA
- a CDS encoding TetR/AcrR family transcriptional regulator, producing the protein MNKKELILNTMQELFKEGTAGTASVSDIAKRAGIAKGGLYYYFRSKEEVLDALVEREYENIIQNCNHIIDQSNGNALEKFALLMQTYKSSYVDPSLDAYLHMPQNAGIHQKSLAKILLSLSKIISHIIEQGINEGIFRCEYPLEYAEFILSVFTFLLDPGIFTWTSEQSFMKMKALADTLEKGLSAPSGSFSFLYMHM; encoded by the coding sequence ATGAACAAAAAGGAATTAATACTGAATACAATGCAAGAATTGTTTAAGGAAGGTACCGCCGGTACCGCTTCTGTTAGCGACATTGCCAAGAGAGCCGGAATAGCCAAGGGCGGACTATATTACTATTTTCGTTCCAAAGAGGAAGTATTGGATGCATTGGTAGAAAGAGAATACGAGAATATTATTCAGAACTGTAATCATATTATAGATCAAAGCAACGGGAATGCTCTGGAGAAGTTTGCTCTTCTAATGCAAACCTATAAAAGTTCCTATGTGGATCCATCACTGGATGCTTATCTTCACATGCCTCAAAACGCAGGAATTCATCAGAAATCCCTGGCTAAAATATTACTGTCACTATCAAAAATTATCTCACATATTATTGAGCAGGGTATTAATGAAGGCATTTTTCGTTGTGAATATCCGCTAGAGTATGCCGAGTTTATTCTGTCCGTATTTACTTTTTTATTGGATCCCGGCATATTCACTTGGACATCTGAGCAATCCTTTATGAAAATGAAAGCTCTGGCTGATACACTTGAAAAGGGATTGTCTGCTCCTTCTGGCAGCTTTTCATTTCTATATATGCATATGTAG
- a CDS encoding SDR family oxidoreductase — protein sequence MKTVFITGASSGIGKETAKLFQKKGWNVVATMRKPELEKELNTYPNVRILRCDVTEVESIHNAVEATIKEFGMIDVLINNAGYYTVGSLEESSSEQIRRQIDTNLLGLIEVTKAVIPYFRKQKSGIIINLSSIAGKLSIPLQSLYNTTKFAVEGFSESLQYELEPFHIRVKLIEPGTIKTEFCGRSMIVTTKDDITEYQDYSKRVIGNLIKNGNSGSDPKFVAKTIYKAATDGKKRMRYITGKMKELVIIRKILPLRVYQKLVKMILQA from the coding sequence ATGAAAACAGTATTTATAACAGGTGCATCCTCCGGCATTGGAAAAGAAACTGCGAAGCTGTTTCAAAAAAAGGGATGGAATGTAGTTGCTACCATGCGTAAACCGGAATTAGAAAAGGAACTCAATACGTACCCCAATGTTAGGATATTAAGATGTGACGTAACAGAAGTGGAAAGTATACATAATGCAGTAGAAGCTACTATCAAAGAATTTGGAATGATTGATGTGCTCATAAATAACGCCGGATACTATACGGTGGGATCATTGGAGGAGTCATCCAGCGAGCAAATAAGACGGCAGATTGATACTAACTTACTGGGATTAATTGAAGTTACGAAAGCAGTCATTCCCTATTTTCGAAAGCAGAAATCAGGCATTATTATAAACCTGTCCTCCATAGCAGGAAAGCTCTCCATCCCATTACAATCACTTTATAATACAACGAAATTTGCAGTAGAGGGATTTTCTGAATCTCTGCAATATGAGCTGGAGCCGTTTCATATTAGAGTAAAGCTGATTGAGCCGGGAACGATAAAAACAGAGTTCTGTGGAAGATCAATGATTGTTACGACAAAGGATGATATAACGGAGTATCAAGATTATTCTAAACGGGTAATCGGTAATCTGATTAAGAATGGAAATAGTGGATCAGATCCCAAGTTCGTCGCAAAAACCATATATAAGGCAGCTACTGACGGAAAGAAACGGATGAGATATATTACAGGTAAAATGAAGGAGCTTGTTATAATCAGAAAAATCCTACCATTACGCGTATATCAAAAACTAGTGAAAATGATTCTTCAAGCATAA